The DNA sequence TAAGTGGTAGACACAGAAACTGAATCGAAAATTGCGTCTACCGCAACTTCCTGCCCCTCTCTTACCGGTACACCTAACTGATTAAAGGCCTTCTCCACCTCTTCGGTCAGATAACTGCCTGAGGCCTCAGCTGAAACCTGTGTCGCACCGGGACCTGAAGGGCAATCTGCATCGCAGTTACCACAGGATGGCGCAGAGTAATAGCTGTAATCCTGATAATTAAGTGTTGGGTAATCCGCTTTCAGCCAGTGTGGCTCTTCCATTTTCAGCCAGGCTTCATAGGCTTTAAGACGAAACTCCAGCATCCACTCTGGTTCATTGCGTTTAGCTGAGATGGCACGAACAACCTCTTCGCTGATCCCATGCGCAAACTCTTCAGTTTCTAGCTTTGTGTAGAAACCCTGTTTATATTTTTGCTGGTTTCCTTCCCAGATCTGTACACCATCAGTTGTTTCACTATTTCGGGACATAGAATTACTCAACGCCAAAGCTCTCGCCACAGCCACAGGCATGCTGCGCTTTAGGATTATTGAATTTAAAAATTTGATTTAAACCTTCGCGAACGTAGTCCACTTCGGTTCCATCGATAAAGGGCATTGCCTCCAGAGGCACATACAGCAATGCACCCTGATGGATAAAAACAAGATCGTCCTCGGCTGGTGCAGAGACCAGATCCATGGTGTAGCCAAAACCAGCGCATCCCGATGTCTTCACGCCAAGTTTAAGCCCTTTCATTTCGGGCGAACCTGCCGTCAGAGTATGAATCTGTCTGGCGGCACTGTCTGTCAGTGTCAGTCCTTTCCAGATAAAGTCAT is a window from the Erwinia sp. genome containing:
- the sufA gene encoding Protein SufA (ID:JIFNMEKO_01600;~source:Prodigal:2.6); translation: MPTATTSSFSPDDFIWKGLTLTDSAARQIHTLTAGSPEMKGLKLGVKTSGCAGFGYTMDLVSAPAEDDLVFIHQGALLYVPLEAMPFIDGTEVDYVREGLNQIFKFNNPKAQHACGCGESFGVE